The Coleofasciculus chthonoplastes PCC 7420 sequence AGAACAAGATTTAGCGTCTCTCGTTGCCAAAATTGAACAGCTCGAAGAGCGGCAGACTATTACCGCCAAGTATTTATTAGGGGTTAAGCGTCAGTTGAATGAGTTTACTGATAAGTTGGATAAGTTGCAACAGCGCGTTGAGCCACAACAGGAAATAGAGCCAAGCTTAACCAATAGTCCAACTCCTGATGAAGGAATATCTAACGATATAACTAATTTTAGCGATGAGAAATTTAAGGAATTAAGAATAACTCAAATTTTTGGCGTCTACGGAGATATGCTTTTATTAGAAGCTTATTTAGCTGAAGACAAGAGTCAGGAAGCACCGATGACAGCTCAAGAATTTTGGCGTCTGTATTGTAATGGACAAAGAGATTTTACCGGAATTAATCTAGCTGGAGCAGATTTTGGGAAAAACTCCCCCAAAGATGTTAATCTAAGCCAAGCCAATTTATCCGGAGCAAAACTCAGTGGCAAGTGGCGTGGGAACAACTTCAGTTGGGCGAATCTGTGTGGAGCCAATCTGTGTGGAGTAGACCTATGTTTGGCAAACCTACGTTGGGCAAATCTCAAGGGAACAGATTTGAGTAATGCATACTTATCGAGTGCAAAACTGAATGAAGCTAACTTAGATGCTGCATACCTTCATCAGGCAAACCTGCAATTTGTTGAGTTAGAGAAAGCCTCTCTAAAAAAGGCAAATTTAAGCAAAGCCGATTTAACTTCAGCCTCCCTGCGTGAGGTAAATCTGAGTGAGGCAAATCTTAGCCAAGCGAGTTTATCTGAAACAACTAATCTCAGCATGGCAAATCTCAGTGGGGCAAACTTAAAGGCGGCAAACTTAAGGAAGGCAAAACTGATGAGAACTAACCTTAGTCATGCCAATTTAAGTCAAGTTAACCTAATTGGGACAGACCTCGAAGGAGCCAACCTTAAAGAAGCCAACCTCCAACAAGCACTTTACAACACAACCACAATTTTCCCGATGGGATTCGATGCAACTCAAACGGGTGCTTATTTGATTGCTCCTGGCGTTTCACTGCAAAATGCTAACTTAGCGGGTATGAACCTGAAGACCTTAAACCTGAG is a genomic window containing:
- a CDS encoding pentapeptide repeat-containing protein; this encodes MADKEQDLASLVAKIEQLEERQTITAKYLLGVKRQLNEFTDKLDKLQQRVEPQQEIEPSLTNSPTPDEGISNDITNFSDEKFKELRITQIFGVYGDMLLLEAYLAEDKSQEAPMTAQEFWRLYCNGQRDFTGINLAGADFGKNSPKDVNLSQANLSGAKLSGKWRGNNFSWANLCGANLCGVDLCLANLRWANLKGTDLSNAYLSSAKLNEANLDAAYLHQANLQFVELEKASLKKANLSKADLTSASLREVNLSEANLSQASLSETTNLSMANLSGANLKAANLRKAKLMRTNLSHANLSQVNLIGTDLEGANLKEANLQQALYNTTTIFPMGFDATQTGAYLIAPGVSLQNANLAGMNLKTLNLSGVNLQEANLAGADLGQVNLSGANLQAADLCRVNLSNANLTGADLQGANLSAANLSSANLTGANLQQAKLSAVNLCYTNLNGATLSEADLRGAKFERTNLEQANLKDAKLDGVMLNNANLNGAIMPDGTTQE